One window of the Polycladomyces subterraneus genome contains the following:
- a CDS encoding glutaredoxin family protein, with product MQVVVYSKPHCIECNVLKRFLHDYGIPYEVRDCAAHPEYLEEVKAMGFLGVPVTVVNGTAVQGLQPDEILRLLGRSG from the coding sequence ATGCAAGTAGTGGTGTATTCCAAGCCCCATTGCATTGAATGCAACGTCTTGAAGCGCTTTTTGCACGACTATGGCATTCCATATGAAGTGCGGGATTGTGCCGCCCATCCCGAATATCTGGAGGAAGTGAAAGCGATGGGATTTTTGGGCGTCCCAGTCACGGTGGTAAACGGTACGGCCGTCCAAGGACTGCAACCAGACGAGATCTTGAGACTGTTGGGGCGCAGTGGGTGA
- the larB gene encoding nickel pincer cofactor biosynthesis protein LarB, which yields MSMDRLTEILRAVAEGRCSVDQARKLLATYDVLGFARVDLHRSRRTGFPEIIFAQGKTPNQIATIFHRLQATGEPVLATRVTREQAEAVRNVTPDVEYDDVARLLRWWPPECPQTMSPGFVAVVCAGTADLPVAEEAAGTAEFLGSPVERVYDVGVAGLHRLLDQLSVLRKANVIIVVAGMEGALPSVVGGLVAAPVVAVPTSVGYGAHLNGLAPLLTMLNSCSAGVAVVNIDNGFGAGYYAALIHRSQVELTEMRDNAHGKNPAL from the coding sequence ATGAGCATGGACAGGTTGACCGAGATTTTGCGTGCGGTTGCAGAGGGACGATGTTCGGTGGACCAAGCCCGTAAACTATTGGCCACTTATGATGTACTGGGCTTTGCCCGTGTCGATTTGCACCGATCCCGGCGAACCGGATTTCCGGAGATCATTTTCGCCCAGGGTAAGACGCCGAACCAGATCGCGACCATTTTTCATCGACTGCAGGCAACGGGAGAACCTGTATTGGCTACCCGCGTCACACGTGAACAAGCGGAGGCGGTACGCAACGTTACACCCGATGTGGAGTATGACGACGTCGCCCGGTTGCTTCGCTGGTGGCCACCTGAATGTCCGCAAACCATGAGCCCTGGCTTTGTCGCCGTCGTCTGTGCGGGAACGGCTGATTTGCCGGTGGCGGAAGAAGCGGCGGGTACGGCAGAATTCCTCGGCAGCCCGGTCGAACGCGTCTACGATGTAGGCGTGGCCGGTTTGCATCGGCTGCTTGATCAGTTGTCCGTCCTGCGCAAAGCCAATGTCATTATCGTGGTTGCAGGTATGGAAGGAGCGCTTCCAAGCGTGGTGGGGGGATTGGTCGCCGCTCCTGTCGTGGCCGTTCCAACCAGTGTGGGATACGGTGCACATCTGAACGGTTTGGCACCACTACTGACCATGCTCAACTCCTGTTCGGCAGGGGTGGCCGTCGTCAATATTGACAACGGTTTCGGCGCCGGTTATTATGCCGCACTGATCCATCGCAGTCAAGTTGAGCTGACGGAAATGAGGGACAACGCTCATGGGAAAAATCCTGCACTTTGA
- a CDS encoding YfiT family bacillithiol transferase, with protein sequence MSTDMRYPIGQFVKPDTITTAHVQQWIDELGGSAEQLRHAVAGLTPQQWDTPYRPGGWTVRQVVHHVADAQMHNYIRFKRALTEEEPEVNVWEHDGWAEMADSRTEPPEVSLQLIEALNRRWVTLLRSLEAADFKRTYLHPVMGRMRLDEALGLFVWHIRHHVAHITHLRQRMGW encoded by the coding sequence ATGAGTACGGATATGCGGTACCCCATCGGTCAATTTGTAAAGCCAGACACCATTACGACAGCGCATGTCCAACAGTGGATCGACGAATTGGGTGGTTCGGCCGAGCAGCTTCGCCATGCAGTGGCGGGGTTGACGCCCCAGCAGTGGGATACGCCTTATCGACCGGGTGGATGGACTGTCCGGCAAGTGGTGCATCACGTGGCGGATGCCCAAATGCACAACTATATCCGATTTAAACGGGCTTTGACCGAAGAAGAACCGGAAGTGAATGTATGGGAGCATGACGGGTGGGCCGAGATGGCGGACTCACGCACGGAACCGCCGGAAGTTTCCTTGCAATTGATCGAGGCGCTCAACCGTCGTTGGGTGACATTGCTGCGTTCTCTGGAAGCGGCGGATTTCAAGCGTACGTATCTTCATCCGGTGATGGGGCGCATGAGATTGGATGAAGCGTTGGGGTTGTTTGTCTGGCATATTCGGCATCATGTGGCTCATATCACGCATTTGCGCCAACGGATGGGATGGTGA
- a CDS encoding DUF3055 domain-containing protein translates to MTQENWMFLYDDTEETRTRFVSFVGDTNRFDLAIIQTERFYGKLLVLNLQSNKFSIIGPDDLKEPGYLEHVYGLSEVEAQELEQFLWSIIG, encoded by the coding sequence ATGACACAAGAGAATTGGATGTTTTTATATGACGACACGGAAGAGACGCGCACCCGGTTCGTTAGCTTTGTGGGCGATACCAACCGTTTCGACTTGGCGATCATTCAGACCGAGCGATTTTACGGCAAGCTGTTGGTTTTGAACCTGCAATCCAACAAATTCTCCATCATCGGTCCAGACGACTTGAAGGAACCCGGTTATCTGGAACATGTATACGGTTTGTCGGAAGTGGAAGCGCAGGAATTGGAGCAGTTCCTTTGGTCCATAATCGGTTGA
- the larE gene encoding ATP-dependent sacrificial sulfur transferase LarE produces MDVRDKNERLGHLLKEMNRVVVAFSGGVDSTFLLARAQEELGERCLAVTASSDTFPKREFDAAVSLARQLGVRHETLHVEELTNEAFAANNLDRCFHCKNGLYSRIQAIAARYANAVIVDGSHADDVGDYRPGMQATRRWGVRSPLMEVGLTKKEIRLLSKEMGLPTWNKPSFACLSSRIPYGTRITREKILQLDQAEIFLLELGFTQVRVRHHETIARIEVLPEEMPLVLRHAAAITDFFRSLGFLYTTLDLAGYRSGSMNIVRNQAGETL; encoded by the coding sequence TTGGACGTTCGCGACAAAAATGAGCGTTTGGGACACCTGCTCAAAGAGATGAATCGGGTGGTCGTGGCCTTTTCAGGGGGTGTGGACAGCACGTTTTTGCTGGCCAGGGCACAAGAGGAGTTGGGGGAACGCTGTCTAGCTGTGACTGCTTCGTCCGACACGTTTCCCAAAAGGGAATTCGATGCAGCCGTATCGTTGGCTCGGCAATTGGGGGTCCGCCACGAAACTCTTCACGTGGAAGAGTTGACCAACGAAGCGTTTGCCGCCAACAATTTAGATCGTTGTTTTCACTGCAAAAACGGATTATATAGTCGCATACAGGCCATTGCCGCCCGATATGCCAACGCGGTTATAGTAGACGGTAGCCATGCGGATGATGTCGGGGATTATCGGCCCGGTATGCAGGCGACACGCCGGTGGGGCGTCAGAAGCCCGTTGATGGAAGTCGGGTTGACCAAGAAGGAGATTCGTCTGCTTTCCAAAGAGATGGGATTGCCGACCTGGAACAAGCCCTCATTCGCTTGCCTTTCCTCCCGCATTCCCTATGGTACCCGGATTACACGCGAAAAAATCTTACAATTGGACCAAGCCGAAATCTTTTTGTTGGAACTAGGATTCACGCAAGTCCGTGTACGTCATCACGAAACGATCGCCAGGATCGAGGTGCTGCCGGAAGAAATGCCACTCGTTCTTCGCCACGCCGCTGCCATCACTGACTTCTTCCGCTCGTTGGGGTTCCTGTATACCACGTTGGATTTGGCCGGATACAGAAGCGGCAGTATGAACATCGTACGGAATCAGGCAGGTGAAACCCTATGA
- a CDS encoding menaquinone biosynthesis decarboxylase, giving the protein MHKHLRSFLDTLRRENDLVEISAPVDPHLELAEIHRRVIAEEGPALLFTQVKGSSFPVVTNLFGTARRVDLAFGPRPEQLMKQTVAMLHELLPPKPQTLWKQRKLLFDLLRVGTKTVSSNRAPVLEVQQPEVDLTQLPVITSWQEDGGPFITLPLVYTQHPETGQHNLGMYRMQIFDRQTTGMHWQIHKGGGFHHHEAEKRNQPLPVRVFLGGPPALIASAIAPVPESLPELILASLILGEKLPVVRPGANGYPIIAEAEFVLSGYVPPHERRPEGPFGDHYGYYSLKHDFPVFHVQSVHHRKDAIYPATVVGKPKQEDYYLGEFLQRLLSPAFPLAMPGVRDLWTYAETGFHPLAAAVVRESYRREALAHAFRILGEGQLTLTKFLIITDQALPLDNFPRLFETVLERFDPAVDLFVFGNTSMDTLDYTGRRFNHGSKAVLVGVGEPIRTLPAEYRGPELPGIRHICPYCKGALVVEGEPFEREPELARRLAESYGDALSEWPFVFLVDDIRAVERQTRFLWTVFTRFDPAYDIHARAELVRHHPRYRLPIVIDARMKPGYPDELEPDPEIVQLVDRRWKEYFPQGLRSN; this is encoded by the coding sequence TTGCACAAACATTTACGATCATTTTTGGATACACTGCGAAGGGAAAACGATCTTGTCGAGATTTCTGCTCCCGTCGATCCTCATCTGGAATTGGCGGAAATTCATCGACGGGTCATTGCCGAGGAAGGACCGGCATTATTGTTTACCCAAGTAAAAGGTTCGTCCTTTCCTGTCGTCACCAATTTGTTTGGCACCGCCAGGCGGGTGGACCTCGCGTTCGGTCCACGACCGGAACAATTGATGAAGCAAACAGTGGCAATGTTGCACGAATTGCTTCCACCCAAACCACAAACCTTGTGGAAACAGCGAAAACTGCTGTTCGACCTGCTCAGAGTGGGGACCAAAACCGTTTCTTCCAACCGGGCTCCCGTGCTGGAAGTGCAACAGCCGGAAGTGGATTTGACCCAATTGCCCGTGATCACCTCCTGGCAGGAAGACGGCGGTCCGTTTATCACTCTGCCTCTGGTCTATACGCAACATCCGGAGACCGGTCAACACAATCTCGGCATGTACCGGATGCAAATCTTTGACCGGCAGACAACCGGGATGCACTGGCAGATTCACAAAGGAGGCGGTTTTCACCACCACGAAGCGGAGAAGCGGAACCAACCCCTGCCGGTGCGGGTGTTTCTGGGCGGCCCGCCCGCATTGATCGCTTCTGCCATCGCCCCCGTACCGGAGTCGTTGCCGGAGTTGATACTGGCTTCCCTCATTTTAGGAGAAAAACTGCCCGTCGTTCGGCCGGGCGCCAACGGATACCCGATCATCGCGGAAGCTGAATTCGTCCTCTCCGGTTATGTGCCGCCGCATGAGCGGCGTCCGGAAGGACCGTTCGGTGATCACTACGGGTATTACTCACTCAAACACGACTTTCCCGTTTTCCACGTCCAATCGGTGCATCACCGCAAGGACGCGATTTACCCGGCGACCGTGGTGGGCAAACCAAAACAGGAAGACTACTATCTCGGCGAATTCCTGCAACGTCTGCTCTCGCCCGCCTTCCCACTGGCCATGCCGGGAGTCAGGGATTTGTGGACCTACGCGGAAACCGGGTTCCATCCCCTGGCAGCCGCCGTGGTCCGAGAAAGTTATCGACGGGAAGCATTGGCTCACGCCTTCCGCATCCTGGGCGAAGGCCAGTTGACGCTGACCAAGTTTTTGATCATCACCGATCAAGCTCTGCCGCTGGACAACTTCCCCCGGTTGTTCGAAACTGTGTTGGAGCGGTTTGATCCTGCGGTTGATCTGTTCGTCTTCGGGAATACCTCGATGGATACGCTAGATTATACCGGCCGACGGTTCAATCATGGAAGTAAGGCGGTCCTGGTCGGCGTCGGCGAACCGATCCGTACGCTGCCTGCCGAGTATCGCGGCCCGGAACTGCCTGGGATTCGTCACATCTGTCCCTATTGCAAAGGGGCACTGGTGGTGGAAGGTGAGCCGTTCGAACGGGAGCCGGAGTTGGCCCGTCGCCTGGCCGAATCGTATGGTGATGCACTGAGTGAATGGCCCTTCGTCTTTTTGGTGGATGACATCCGTGCAGTAGAGAGGCAAACACGGTTCCTGTGGACGGTCTTCACCCGGTTCGATCCGGCTTACGACATCCATGCCCGCGCGGAACTGGTGCGACACCATCCGAGGTACCGCCTGCCGATCGTGATCGATGCCCGCATGAAGCCGGGTTATCCCGACGAACTGGAGCCGGATCCGGAGATCGTGCAGTTAGTTGATCGACGGTGGAAAGAATATTTTCCACAAGGGCTACGATCCAATTGA
- a CDS encoding M23 family metallopeptidase: MRRFLAFCMVMSLTLALTFPSAAAKDSPVETDWRKQVFKNVEMLTGLPWYYLAAMDQYERNLQRVRRDLPRKKGWLAIHVPAERWAGVINPDQEDQMEVSIQYFGGIGRDGNGDGKANRHDPVDVLYTVARFLSHLGTDEDAIRTGLWQYYHQPIAVDTITHIAKIFAKFDTLKLDAHVFPLPLQYNYTYHSTWGDRRGWGGLRIHEGTDIFADYGTPVLSTCYGYIELMGWNKYGGWRLGIRDVYNNYHYYAHLNGFRKKLKQGDIVKPGDVVGYVGSSGYGPPGTSGKFPPHLHYGLYKFNGRTIYSFDPYPHLKAWERQTRKQWREMKKKKRKK; encoded by the coding sequence ATGAGAAGATTCCTGGCGTTCTGCATGGTAATGTCCCTAACGCTCGCGTTGACATTCCCATCCGCGGCGGCAAAAGACTCCCCCGTGGAAACAGATTGGCGGAAACAGGTATTTAAAAACGTGGAAATGTTAACTGGACTCCCTTGGTATTATCTAGCCGCTATGGACCAATATGAACGTAACTTACAAAGAGTGCGTCGTGATCTTCCCCGAAAAAAAGGGTGGCTGGCCATCCACGTTCCTGCTGAAAGATGGGCCGGTGTGATCAACCCGGACCAAGAAGATCAAATGGAAGTCTCCATTCAATATTTCGGGGGCATCGGACGTGACGGCAATGGTGACGGAAAAGCGAATCGTCACGATCCTGTCGATGTTCTGTACACCGTGGCCCGTTTCCTATCTCACCTTGGAACGGATGAAGATGCGATTCGTACAGGATTGTGGCAGTACTACCACCAACCCATCGCAGTAGATACCATTACACATATTGCCAAGATCTTTGCCAAGTTCGACACATTGAAATTGGATGCACATGTTTTTCCTCTCCCGTTGCAATACAACTATACCTATCACAGCACATGGGGGGATAGACGAGGATGGGGAGGTTTACGTATCCATGAAGGGACGGACATCTTTGCCGATTACGGCACCCCAGTTCTCAGCACCTGTTACGGTTATATCGAATTGATGGGATGGAACAAATACGGTGGCTGGCGTCTTGGCATCCGTGATGTATACAACAATTATCACTATTACGCCCACCTCAATGGGTTCCGCAAAAAATTGAAACAAGGTGACATCGTCAAACCGGGCGATGTGGTCGGATACGTCGGCTCTTCCGGTTACGGTCCACCGGGTACCTCGGGTAAGTTTCCACCCCATTTGCATTACGGCTTGTACAAGTTCAACGGTCGAACCATTTATTCTTTTGACCCCTATCCCCATCTAAAAGCGTGGGAACGGCAAACCCGCAAACAATGGCGGGAAATGAAAAAGAAGAAACGAAAAAAGTAA
- a CDS encoding YhcN/YlaJ family sporulation lipoprotein gives MKRRLILGFCAFLFLVTGCMQARMPERNLDESLYQNRQNTRPYDYVGNRDASRYNMHGGPNQIGYIHYDESQFRNADGTAVKGPSVYVDRTILARHIAHLETVLPNVKAASVLVTDNHVFVGVQTKTGQLDRKTLRDAWRTAASVTPRYFRIHVTSDTRLRNQIDRVGMRLQRGNYVEGARGDLEQLLDRMGDKTPPDLGGAGRSARAGGSGGI, from the coding sequence ATGAAAAGACGCCTGATTTTGGGCTTTTGCGCTTTTCTTTTCCTGGTGACCGGATGTATGCAAGCGAGGATGCCGGAGCGCAATCTGGATGAGTCTCTGTACCAAAATAGACAGAACACGCGCCCATATGACTACGTCGGGAATCGGGACGCTAGCCGCTACAATATGCACGGCGGCCCCAACCAGATCGGTTATATCCATTATGATGAATCCCAATTCCGGAATGCGGACGGAACTGCTGTAAAGGGTCCCAGCGTTTATGTGGACCGGACCATCTTGGCACGACACATCGCCCATCTGGAGACGGTACTCCCCAATGTAAAAGCAGCTTCCGTCCTAGTAACAGACAATCACGTATTTGTCGGTGTCCAAACCAAAACGGGACAGTTGGACCGGAAAACACTGCGCGACGCTTGGCGGACGGCAGCCAGCGTCACACCCCGATATTTCCGGATCCACGTGACTAGCGATACCCGTTTGCGGAACCAGATCGACCGGGTCGGCATGCGGTTGCAAAGGGGCAATTATGTCGAGGGTGCACGCGGTGATCTGGAACAACTGTTGGATCGTATGGGTGACAAAACACCTCCCGACCTGGGAGGAGCCGGACGTTCTGCCCGAGCGGGCGGATCCGGTGGTATCTAG
- the lipA gene encoding lipoyl synthase: protein MKHERKPEWLKVKLSTGENYQELKRMMRSKTLHTVCEEARCPNIYECWANRTATFMILGDICTRACRFCAVKTGLPTELDWQEPERVAEAVEQMGVKHAVVTSVARDDLKDGGAAIFAATIKAIRKRNPFTSVEVLIPDFQGNWDALKVVMDARPDILNHNIETVRSRSDRVRSKAKYDRSLELLRRAKEMQPDIPTKSSIMVGVGEEYHEILEAMDDLRAVNVDILTIGQYLQPTKKHLKIHRYYTPEEFQQLKEEGLKRGFSHVESGPLVRSSYHAHEQVQSAEKRMAQ from the coding sequence ATGAAACACGAACGGAAGCCGGAATGGCTGAAAGTCAAATTGTCCACCGGAGAAAACTATCAAGAATTGAAACGGATGATGCGGAGCAAGACGCTCCATACCGTTTGCGAAGAAGCACGCTGTCCCAACATTTACGAATGCTGGGCCAATCGGACAGCTACATTTATGATCTTAGGCGATATCTGCACCCGCGCCTGCCGTTTCTGTGCTGTGAAGACGGGCTTGCCGACCGAGCTGGACTGGCAGGAGCCGGAACGTGTGGCCGAAGCAGTGGAGCAAATGGGCGTCAAGCACGCCGTTGTTACTTCGGTTGCCCGGGATGATCTGAAAGATGGGGGTGCCGCCATTTTCGCGGCCACCATCAAAGCGATCCGTAAACGCAATCCGTTTACCAGCGTAGAGGTATTGATCCCGGACTTCCAGGGTAACTGGGATGCATTAAAAGTGGTGATGGATGCACGCCCGGACATTTTGAACCACAATATCGAAACGGTGCGGAGCCGTTCGGACCGTGTCCGCTCCAAAGCGAAATACGACCGTTCCCTGGAGCTGTTGCGCCGGGCCAAAGAAATGCAGCCGGATATCCCGACCAAATCCAGCATCATGGTGGGCGTCGGTGAGGAATATCACGAGATTTTGGAGGCCATGGACGATTTGCGGGCAGTCAACGTGGACATCTTGACCATCGGCCAGTATTTGCAACCGACCAAAAAACATCTGAAGATCCATCGGTATTACACGCCGGAGGAGTTCCAGCAACTGAAGGAAGAAGGGCTGAAACGGGGCTTCTCACACGTGGAATCCGGTCCGTTGGTCCGCAGTTCGTACCATGCGCACGAGCAAGTGCAATCCGCCGAAAAACGCATGGCGCAATAA
- a CDS encoding luciferase family protein: protein MNAADRIRQTISAWPGVSEAPHRFGGIEFRYAGKELGHLHEDRLADLPFPRSVRDQLVADGEAEPHHIYPDSGWVSVWIRKEEDVDRIIRLFRMQYDRLVKKVGQSEQTD from the coding sequence ATGAATGCCGCCGATCGCATCCGTCAGACGATATCCGCTTGGCCGGGTGTCAGCGAAGCACCGCACCGCTTCGGGGGAATCGAATTTCGCTACGCAGGGAAGGAATTGGGCCATTTGCATGAAGACCGGTTGGCTGACCTTCCGTTTCCCCGGTCCGTCCGTGACCAACTGGTGGCGGACGGAGAAGCGGAACCTCATCATATCTATCCCGATTCCGGTTGGGTCAGTGTCTGGATTCGCAAAGAGGAAGACGTGGATCGCATCATCCGTCTGTTTCGCATGCAATACGATCGTCTGGTGAAAAAAGTCGGCCAGTCGGAACAAACAGACTGA
- a CDS encoding MerR family transcriptional regulator, with amino-acid sequence MSKPATISTREAAERLHVHARTIRKWIDVFAEYIRPEWNDRGHYVLNEESFNRLAEIQERLQQQPNKSMRQVRLELYKEGKLKPEEPPAPAQESKKDKVAPFLNTEKALQHMMKHMENIGEMVSELYDRLERMEEHTYSLFDAIEELDNKFTSMTYEYAPANDVHLMFDEIRKKQDQLRIELRNLSFHNRLAAASEESQFVPRRQKKSARFLGIF; translated from the coding sequence ATGTCTAAGCCAGCCACGATATCCACCCGGGAAGCCGCCGAGCGTCTTCACGTCCATGCCCGCACAATCCGCAAATGGATCGACGTCTTCGCCGAATACATTCGCCCAGAGTGGAACGACCGGGGCCATTACGTGTTAAACGAAGAAAGTTTCAACCGCTTGGCGGAGATACAGGAACGCCTGCAGCAGCAACCCAACAAGTCCATGCGCCAAGTGCGGTTAGAATTGTATAAAGAGGGTAAATTGAAGCCGGAAGAACCGCCCGCACCTGCGCAGGAATCAAAAAAAGACAAAGTGGCGCCGTTTCTGAACACGGAAAAAGCATTGCAACACATGATGAAACATATGGAAAATATCGGGGAAATGGTGTCGGAGCTATACGATCGGTTGGAACGAATGGAGGAGCACACATACAGCCTGTTTGACGCTATCGAAGAGCTGGATAATAAATTCACATCGATGACGTACGAGTATGCTCCCGCCAACGACGTGCATCTCATGTTTGATGAAATCCGTAAAAAGCAGGACCAACTGCGCATCGAGCTCCGAAACCTCTCCTTCCACAACCGACTGGCAGCCGCTTCGGAAGAAAGCCAGTTTGTGCCACGGAGACAGAAGAAAAGCGCGCGCTTTTTGGGCATTTTCTGA
- a CDS encoding GNAT family N-acetyltransferase, with amino-acid sequence MELLLRPMYTTDIPGVKKVAEETWWSTYRPILKEESIRRFLQVSYCEEALEQALEAHQRAAVSLFWVAVQEGAVIGFVEAMRETDSMFELRRLYVKPEVQRQGVGRRLLEEVIQAGRINSMFAWVEQKNEIGRAFYARRGFVKVDEREEDFLGTVTVVEKWVWRCQKTASIFDTDGPPR; translated from the coding sequence ATGGAACTTCTTCTTCGTCCCATGTATACAACTGACATCCCTGGTGTGAAAAAGGTGGCGGAGGAGACTTGGTGGTCGACATATCGCCCTATTTTGAAAGAAGAGAGCATCCGGCGGTTTTTACAAGTTTCTTATTGTGAGGAAGCGTTGGAGCAAGCGTTGGAGGCACATCAACGAGCAGCTGTGTCGCTTTTTTGGGTGGCGGTACAAGAGGGAGCGGTCATCGGCTTTGTTGAGGCGATGCGGGAAACGGACTCGATGTTTGAACTGAGAAGATTGTATGTGAAGCCGGAAGTCCAACGGCAGGGCGTCGGGCGTCGATTGTTGGAAGAGGTCATTCAAGCGGGACGGATAAATAGCATGTTTGCTTGGGTGGAACAAAAAAACGAAATCGGCCGCGCTTTTTATGCGCGGCGGGGATTCGTCAAAGTGGACGAGCGGGAGGAGGACTTTTTAGGGACGGTCACTGTGGTGGAAAAGTGGGTATGGCGGTGTCAAAAAACTGCCTCAATCTTTGACACAGATGGTCCACCTCGTTGA
- a CDS encoding spore coat protein: MQPPYGQQPSTWGAQQNQPQQSTGLPKVKGPEMNDRDRLNDILSTEKYLTTAYNIAVNEASTQQLYQVQMQMLTELHHCQRDLFNLMSQKGWYKTDPAPAQQVTQAAQQFANYRTQFPYA; encoded by the coding sequence ATGCAACCACCATACGGACAACAACCATCCACCTGGGGAGCTCAGCAAAACCAACCTCAGCAATCGACCGGATTACCCAAAGTCAAAGGGCCGGAAATGAACGACCGAGATCGGCTAAACGACATTCTGTCAACTGAGAAATACTTGACGACCGCCTACAACATTGCGGTGAACGAAGCCAGTACCCAACAATTGTATCAGGTTCAGATGCAAATGTTGACAGAACTGCATCACTGCCAACGCGACCTGTTTAATTTGATGAGCCAAAAGGGTTGGTACAAAACTGATCCCGCCCCGGCGCAACAAGTCACGCAGGCGGCACAACAATTCGCCAACTACCGGACACAGTTCCCTTATGCGTAA
- a CDS encoding LarC family nickel insertion protein produces MGKILHFDPFSGIAGDMALAALVDAGADPLLIEQQLQSLPLETFHLQWTRTVKKGISARAVRIITEPEQKGHSHRRYREIVDMLKSADLPEQAVLWSLQIFERIGQAEARIHGIALDEVHFHEVGAIDSIVDIVGTALALDQLNPDRISSSPPPLGNGEAVMAHGIYPLPAPATLELMKGYPIRSTSLPFELTTPTGAGILTALTEQWGPVPDMTVERTGYGAGMLDLPDRPNVLRVILGNR; encoded by the coding sequence ATGGGAAAAATCCTGCACTTTGACCCTTTCTCCGGCATTGCCGGCGACATGGCGCTGGCCGCATTGGTGGACGCCGGTGCCGATCCCTTGTTGATCGAGCAACAGTTGCAATCCCTTCCGCTGGAAACGTTTCATCTGCAATGGACCCGCACAGTGAAAAAAGGCATCTCCGCCCGCGCCGTTCGAATCATCACTGAGCCCGAACAAAAGGGACATTCACATCGTCGGTATCGGGAGATTGTCGACATGCTGAAATCGGCTGACTTGCCAGAACAGGCCGTTTTATGGAGCCTTCAGATCTTTGAACGGATCGGGCAGGCGGAAGCCCGCATTCATGGTATTGCGCTCGATGAGGTCCATTTCCATGAGGTAGGAGCCATCGACTCGATTGTTGATATCGTCGGAACTGCTTTGGCATTGGATCAGCTCAATCCGGACAGAATCTCTTCATCACCTCCGCCACTGGGGAATGGCGAAGCCGTTATGGCTCACGGGATTTATCCGCTTCCCGCCCCGGCCACACTGGAGCTGATGAAAGGATATCCCATCCGTTCCACCTCTTTGCCCTTTGAATTGACCACGCCTACGGGAGCGGGCATTTTGACGGCACTGACGGAACAATGGGGCCCCGTTCCCGACATGACCGTCGAACGGACCGGCTACGGCGCAGGTATGCTTGACCTGCCAGACCGCCCCAATGTATTGCGTGTGATACTTGGAAACCGCTAA
- a CDS encoding HIT family protein: MEKIAENDLAFLYHAPLEKQPEPLIYLGHLIVETRRHTTGWDQLTDQEGAAVGQMVARAARALKSVVQAEHVYVFGIGHNVPHLHVHVIPRYPGAPRVYWGIRVTEWDAAPRGGINEVDHLCQRLRQFFDTAIPTFPPQ, from the coding sequence TTGGAGAAGATTGCCGAAAATGACCTTGCCTTTCTCTACCACGCACCGTTGGAAAAACAACCAGAACCTTTGATCTACCTGGGCCACTTGATTGTGGAAACCCGACGACACACGACGGGATGGGATCAACTGACGGATCAGGAGGGCGCCGCCGTCGGCCAAATGGTCGCACGAGCCGCCCGTGCGCTCAAGTCAGTGGTTCAAGCTGAACATGTCTATGTGTTCGGCATCGGACACAACGTCCCGCATCTGCATGTCCACGTTATTCCGCGTTATCCCGGAGCCCCTCGGGTATATTGGGGGATTCGGGTGACGGAATGGGACGCCGCCCCACGCGGCGGGATCAACGAGGTGGACCATCTGTGTCAAAGATTGAGGCAGTTTTTTGACACCGCCATACCCACTTTTCCACCACAGTGA
- a CDS encoding YutD family protein has product METISIQGKEYELITNHKNGWNPEAFRKRYSDILGKYDYIVGDWGYGQLRLKGFFSDHHPKATNDSKISHLEEYLNEYCNFGCAYFVLRCVNNKRHYAKSRKGKQRERRLYEKR; this is encoded by the coding sequence ATGGAGACCATTTCTATACAAGGAAAAGAATATGAATTGATCACGAATCACAAAAACGGATGGAATCCGGAGGCGTTTCGCAAGCGGTATAGCGACATTCTGGGGAAGTACGACTACATCGTGGGAGATTGGGGATATGGTCAGTTGCGGTTGAAGGGCTTTTTTTCCGACCATCACCCCAAAGCGACTAATGATAGTAAAATCAGCCACTTGGAGGAATATCTAAACGAATACTGCAACTTCGGATGTGCGTATTTCGTGTTGAGGTGTGTCAACAACAAACGTCACTATGCCAAATCGCGCAAAGGGAAACAACGTGAACGACGTCTATATGAAAAGCGGTGA